Proteins found in one Lysinibacillus fusiformis genomic segment:
- a CDS encoding TIGR03943 family putative permease subunit yields MKFHVQQALRALMLLAFSAMIANLHWTGELTKFINPKYESLSKTAAILFFILFLVQLTRVISFSKAPHSCDPIGQACCSHHDHGHSAFTRKKMIAYLIIMTPIMTGFFVPAKILDAAIADKKGGAFILTQQRQTSKIEDYLTSNETIDENIYDEHDADPRLMEEKQEMTKKQYDQLKQQLSQQSMLKMTDEDYTIYYEEINQNLENYLGKKIQLKGFVLKEESFTEKQLVISRFLITHCVADASIVGFLTEFPDAPTLTEDTWIEVVGTISQTTYEGVSLPVIYIDDWVTIEQPESPYLYPINIRMSF; encoded by the coding sequence ATGAAATTTCATGTTCAACAAGCGCTAAGAGCCTTAATGTTACTTGCCTTTTCGGCTATGATAGCCAACTTGCATTGGACCGGAGAACTAACAAAATTCATCAACCCTAAATATGAAAGCCTGAGTAAAACAGCCGCCATCTTATTTTTTATACTATTTCTTGTTCAATTGACTAGAGTTATATCTTTTTCAAAGGCTCCCCACTCATGTGATCCTATTGGACAAGCTTGCTGTTCCCATCACGACCATGGTCACTCAGCCTTTACACGAAAAAAAATGATTGCCTACCTCATTATCATGACACCGATAATGACAGGCTTTTTCGTGCCAGCCAAAATTTTAGATGCTGCCATCGCTGATAAAAAAGGTGGTGCCTTTATTCTCACCCAGCAAAGGCAAACATCTAAAATAGAGGATTATCTCACTTCAAATGAAACGATTGATGAAAACATCTATGATGAGCATGATGCTGATCCGCGACTGATGGAAGAAAAACAGGAAATGACAAAAAAGCAATATGACCAATTAAAGCAACAGTTATCCCAACAATCGATGCTGAAAATGACCGATGAGGACTATACGATCTATTACGAGGAAATTAATCAAAATTTAGAAAACTATTTGGGGAAGAAAATACAGTTGAAGGGCTTTGTTTTAAAAGAAGAAAGCTTTACAGAAAAGCAACTAGTTATTTCAAGATTTCTTATTACGCATTGTGTCGCCGATGCCAGTATCGTCGGCTTTCTGACAGAGTTTCCAGACGCTCCAACACTCACAGAAGATACATGGATTGAAGTGGTCGGTACAATTAGTCAAACAACATATGAGGGTGTAAGCTTACCTGTTATCTATATTGATGATTGGGTAACAATCGAACAACCCGAATCACCTTATCTTTATCCGATTAATATTCGAATGAGTTTCTAG
- a CDS encoding permease, producing the protein MERLHFSKYVLNFWFLFILFIGMLPLLLFNVSALNDLSSSLLNLNTIFLSILIEALPFVLIGILIAGFIQIFITEEHIQRWIPRNPVMAVIMSCLVGALFPACECGIVPIVRRLIAKGVPIHAAIGFMLTGPLINPVVILSTYMAFGNDLRIASLRMLVGFVIAIVVALLISLFFKGSQFKSSLQPYSLTTTSQQTSFVTKLLNMVKHAIDEFFDMGKYLIIGAFLAAFVQTYVSTKTLVAIGDGESSSILVMMSLAFILSLCSEADAFIGASFSAIFSTPSILAFLIFGPMIDLKNTIMLMSVFRLKFVFWLIALVATVVYISIWMLSAYL; encoded by the coding sequence GTGGAACGTCTCCATTTTTCTAAATATGTATTGAATTTTTGGTTCCTCTTCATTTTATTCATAGGCATGCTACCACTACTGTTATTCAACGTCTCAGCACTAAACGACCTTAGTTCCTCTCTACTCAATTTAAATACGATATTTTTAAGTATTTTAATTGAAGCATTACCATTTGTCTTAATTGGAATACTGATTGCTGGCTTTATTCAGATATTTATAACAGAGGAACATATCCAAAGGTGGATTCCTCGAAACCCTGTGATGGCCGTCATCATGAGTTGTCTTGTAGGTGCATTATTTCCAGCCTGTGAATGTGGAATTGTTCCGATTGTTAGAAGATTAATTGCCAAAGGCGTACCTATACATGCAGCTATAGGCTTTATGTTAACTGGTCCACTTATTAATCCCGTTGTTATTCTTTCTACCTATATGGCATTTGGCAATGATTTAAGAATAGCGAGCCTTCGAATGCTCGTTGGCTTTGTCATCGCCATTGTGGTAGCATTACTTATCAGCTTGTTTTTTAAAGGCTCACAATTTAAGAGCTCTTTACAGCCCTACTCATTGACAACCACTAGTCAACAAACATCTTTCGTCACAAAACTATTAAATATGGTCAAGCATGCCATCGATGAATTTTTTGATATGGGCAAATACTTAATTATCGGGGCATTTTTAGCTGCCTTTGTACAAACCTATGTATCAACCAAAACACTCGTAGCAATTGGAGACGGTGAATCCTCCTCCATTCTAGTTATGATGAGCTTAGCCTTCATTCTGTCACTTTGCTCTGAGGCAGATGCCTTTATTGGCGCATCCTTTAGTGCTATTTTCTCCACTCCATCCATTCTGGCCTTTCTTATTTTTGGCCCTATGATCGATTTGAAAAATACCATTATGTTGATGAGCGTATTTCGCTTAAAATTTGTCTTTTGGTTAATCGCCTTAGTGGCTACAGTTGTCTACATTAGTATATGGATGCTTTCAGCGTATCTCTAA
- a CDS encoding AraC family transcriptional regulator, with product MKITTIDLQYISQLIYETHHLPVTYINSLGDIIFDYSTTNSPSYISLKEQLKTYPYHKDTNDYPIFFSYAEFNFFYINVQLEDQYLGAIVVGPSLSPEVGDIKTNVNQELIPILHYQQCLAISLFVYYSIYQKKLNKTAVIYHNQALRPLIRHEENTALELSYARRNDIVHTNLYYEKILLDNVKNGRMEKLNEVLNYSIVEQAELGILSKRNNLRSVQYLMITGIALICRAAIEGGLNEETAFTLNDFYIQKLEDQNSLIEILSLMEEAIYDYTSRVSQANTMKYSGPITTCIHFIENELYGDLTLDQLSAICHISPNYLSSLFKKEVGTSFSEYIQQQRIDEAKKLLTFTNYPILDIGSLLNFTDQSYFIKVFKKFTGITPKQYRTKYSHK from the coding sequence ATGAAAATTACCACTATCGACCTTCAATACATAAGTCAATTAATATACGAAACACATCATCTTCCAGTCACTTATATTAATTCGTTGGGAGACATAATTTTTGACTATTCAACAACCAATAGTCCATCTTACATTTCTTTAAAGGAACAGTTGAAAACATATCCTTATCATAAGGATACAAATGATTATCCGATTTTTTTCTCTTATGCTGAATTTAATTTCTTCTATATCAACGTGCAGTTAGAGGATCAATATTTAGGGGCGATTGTAGTTGGTCCTTCCCTTTCTCCAGAAGTGGGAGACATTAAGACAAATGTTAATCAAGAGCTAATTCCTATTCTTCATTATCAGCAATGTTTGGCCATTAGTTTGTTTGTATATTACTCGATCTATCAAAAGAAATTAAATAAAACTGCTGTCATTTATCATAACCAAGCATTAAGACCTCTAATTCGTCATGAGGAAAATACTGCGCTTGAGCTCTCATACGCTAGAAGAAATGATATTGTTCATACAAATCTTTATTATGAAAAAATATTGTTAGACAATGTGAAAAATGGACGTATGGAGAAATTAAATGAAGTTTTGAATTATTCCATTGTCGAGCAGGCAGAACTGGGAATACTTTCAAAACGCAATAATTTAAGAAGTGTTCAATATTTGATGATTACAGGAATTGCCCTAATTTGCCGTGCAGCGATTGAGGGTGGTTTAAATGAAGAAACCGCCTTTACATTAAATGATTTTTACATTCAAAAGCTAGAGGATCAAAACAGTTTAATCGAAATTCTTTCGTTAATGGAGGAAGCTATTTACGACTATACAAGCCGTGTATCACAGGCAAATACAATGAAGTATTCTGGACCCATTACTACCTGTATCCATTTTATTGAAAATGAGTTGTATGGGGATCTAACACTCGACCAACTTTCAGCAATTTGCCACATAAGCCCCAATTATCTTTCCTCCTTATTTAAAAAGGAAGTAGGTACTTCCTTTAGTGAATATATTCAGCAGCAAAGGATTGATGAGGCGAAAAAACTCTTAACATTTACCAACTATCCAATCCTAGACATCGGTTCATTACTTAATTTCACAGATCAAAGCTATTTCATTAAAGTTTTCAAAAAATTTACGGGAATTACCCCTAAACAATATAGAACTAAGTATTCTCATAAATAA
- a CDS encoding SDR family NAD(P)-dependent oxidoreductase, with protein MDLLNKIAVVTGAGSGIGRASSLKLASNGAKVVVVDFNKETGEETVSLIREQGGEGIFVQADVSKSEDVQKYVNTAVDTYGRVDVFFNNAGVIQKISPLTEIEDEEYDRIMSINVKGVFLGLKYVLKVMEGQGSGSIINTASTAGVRSEHSMAVYSASKHAVVGLTKSASLEYVKKGIRINGICPGGVETALTNSVTAMFETGGYVPEEIPNMRMGRYAKPEELAEMVVFLASDKASYMTGSIVLVDGGLTL; from the coding sequence ATGGATCTTTTGAATAAAATTGCAGTTGTAACAGGCGCAGGAAGCGGAATTGGAAGAGCTAGCAGCTTGAAACTTGCTAGCAATGGTGCAAAAGTGGTGGTAGTGGATTTCAACAAAGAAACAGGGGAAGAAACAGTAAGCTTGATTAGAGAACAAGGCGGGGAAGGTATTTTCGTTCAGGCAGACGTTTCAAAAAGTGAAGACGTTCAGAAATATGTCAATACTGCTGTTGATACGTACGGACGTGTTGATGTATTTTTCAATAATGCTGGGGTTATTCAGAAAATTTCTCCACTAACAGAGATTGAAGATGAAGAATATGACCGTATTATGTCAATCAATGTGAAGGGTGTATTCCTTGGCTTAAAATATGTTTTAAAAGTAATGGAGGGACAAGGAAGCGGTTCAATTATAAATACAGCTTCTACAGCAGGAGTTCGCAGTGAGCACAGTATGGCTGTCTATTCTGCAAGTAAGCATGCAGTAGTGGGTTTAACAAAATCAGCTTCTTTGGAGTATGTAAAAAAAGGTATTCGGATCAATGGTATCTGTCCAGGGGGAGTAGAAACGGCATTAACAAACAGTGTAACTGCTATGTTTGAAACAGGTGGCTATGTGCCAGAGGAGATTCCAAATATGAGAATGGGACGCTATGCAAAACCAGAGGAATTAGCAGAAATGGTAGTATTCCTAGCATCAGACAAAGCAAGCTATATGACAGGCTCTATTGTGTTAGTAGATGGTGGTTTAACTTTATAA
- a CDS encoding methyl-accepting chemotaxis protein has product MTLRKKLFMNTLIPIVLAMAMIGFIIIQTFTIQTTAQDDTKLLLAVKELEQSLVVASQSLNNFTYLDSEANKNEALAILQETKSNLGALASLTRIPEHQTIVEKIASKFENLEKATESGFQENNRSEIKKQSIRIKGILNDMYLLKKETNEWYQEMIQVTKQKIGFITTSTIIGSVLLIIATILYSYVAAKRITKPINQIVDCAQAAATGNLTIDTSTLSYQANSRYEIDQLTKSFSEMMNNLKSTVQSIDYIGKDVNLFTQEVTSHMNTIHESSNQVATSTDELAKGSYTMSEDIQSVALQMNNMADQFKDVMRTSEQSADTGKQALEAVQNGQYSLEKQSAIAKDISTTSLDIKEAVTQFSQFTSEIEGAANAVHTIASQTNLLALNAAIEAARAGEAGKGFAIVAEEVKKLSSETENATNLITSMVTHIQDGITHILTTAERGYQLSNEQSQSMVETEQSFAVITMHITAIHRDLQNLTKEMVQTNEMSQQVNSTIENISAITEETAAGTEEISASTQEQLLSFQKISAKIDELQAMTDTLMNELKKFTL; this is encoded by the coding sequence GTGACACTACGTAAGAAATTATTTATGAACACACTGATTCCAATCGTACTGGCTATGGCGATGATTGGCTTTATTATCATACAAACATTCACGATCCAAACTACAGCACAGGATGATACGAAACTTTTACTTGCAGTGAAAGAACTAGAGCAAAGTTTAGTTGTTGCCAGTCAATCTTTAAACAATTTTACCTACTTAGATAGTGAAGCCAATAAAAACGAAGCGCTCGCTATTTTACAAGAAACAAAAAGTAATTTAGGGGCATTAGCCTCTCTAACGAGAATACCTGAGCATCAGACAATCGTCGAAAAAATAGCTAGTAAATTTGAAAATCTAGAAAAAGCGACTGAAAGCGGGTTTCAAGAAAACAATCGCTCTGAAATTAAAAAGCAGTCCATCAGAATTAAAGGAATTTTAAACGATATGTATTTGCTCAAAAAAGAAACGAACGAATGGTATCAAGAAATGATACAAGTAACGAAGCAAAAAATAGGTTTCATTACAACCTCTACCATCATAGGTAGTGTGCTATTAATTATTGCTACGATACTTTATTCCTATGTAGCTGCGAAAAGAATTACCAAACCAATTAATCAGATTGTAGATTGCGCACAAGCCGCAGCAACAGGAAACCTAACCATTGATACCTCTACCCTTTCCTATCAGGCAAACAGTCGATATGAGATTGATCAATTAACAAAAAGCTTTTCAGAGATGATGAATAATTTAAAAAGTACCGTACAATCCATCGATTATATTGGAAAGGACGTTAATTTGTTTACACAAGAAGTGACGAGCCATATGAATACTATTCATGAAAGTAGCAATCAAGTCGCTACTTCTACCGACGAATTAGCAAAAGGCAGCTATACGATGTCTGAAGACATTCAATCAGTGGCACTCCAAATGAATAATATGGCAGATCAATTTAAGGATGTAATGCGTACAAGTGAGCAATCGGCTGACACTGGTAAACAGGCTCTGGAGGCTGTTCAAAATGGTCAGTATTCATTGGAAAAACAATCGGCCATTGCGAAGGATATTTCAACCACATCACTTGATATTAAAGAGGCTGTTACCCAATTCTCTCAATTTACTTCAGAGATTGAAGGAGCAGCCAATGCTGTCCACACAATTGCCAGCCAAACCAATTTATTAGCCTTAAACGCTGCCATCGAGGCTGCACGAGCGGGAGAAGCAGGTAAAGGGTTTGCCATTGTTGCCGAGGAGGTTAAAAAGCTCTCTTCAGAAACGGAGAATGCAACGAATTTAATTACTTCTATGGTTACGCATATTCAAGATGGCATTACGCACATCCTTACTACAGCTGAACGAGGTTATCAGCTATCAAATGAGCAATCACAATCCATGGTTGAAACGGAACAATCATTTGCCGTTATTACCATGCATATAACAGCTATCCATCGCGATTTACAAAACCTCACAAAAGAAATGGTGCAAACCAATGAAATGAGCCAGCAAGTAAATAGTACCATTGAAAATATTTCTGCTATTACGGAAGAAACGGCTGCCGGTACAGAAGAAATATCGGCATCAACCCAAGAACAGCTACTATCCTTCCAAAAAATTAGTGCTAAAATCGACGAACTTCAAGCTATGACTGATACATTGATGAATGAGCTCAAAAAATTCACCCTATAG
- a CDS encoding BMP family lipoprotein: MKKLITTFLLIALLIAGCSSAPAETSTEGYRIGILLSDAGLGDESFNDSAFKGLEKARDELGILFDYKEAPDGNYEEKLNELVAEKYDIIIGLGFSVQEALEKTAKQYPDQQFILIDGQSDINNIISITFKEQEGSFLVGMIAAMTSKTGKIGFIGGADAPVIHHFENGFIEGARYVQPSIEIMSDYAGTFDDTQAGAAIAESYIKNNVDFIYHAAGFTGFGAIKKAEEMGIYAAGVDIDQFFVAEKTVVTSMLKNVDLAVYQLAKALVEDGKITEKSFALGLADQGVGLADIRVIQLTAEQQTAIEKAQEAIISGTIKVTAEKGNGQ; the protein is encoded by the coding sequence TTGAAGAAATTAATTACTACTTTTCTTTTGATCGCTCTGTTGATAGCAGGCTGTTCTTCAGCACCAGCAGAAACATCAACTGAAGGATATAGGATAGGCATTTTACTATCAGATGCAGGACTAGGCGATGAATCATTTAATGACTCCGCTTTTAAAGGATTAGAAAAGGCGCGCGATGAGCTTGGTATTTTGTTTGATTACAAAGAGGCTCCTGATGGTAATTACGAGGAAAAGCTGAATGAGCTTGTAGCAGAAAAATATGATATCATCATTGGTCTCGGTTTCTCTGTACAAGAAGCACTAGAAAAAACAGCGAAGCAATATCCAGACCAGCAATTTATACTGATTGACGGACAATCTGATATTAACAACATCATTTCGATTACCTTTAAAGAACAAGAAGGTAGCTTTTTAGTTGGCATGATTGCCGCTATGACAAGCAAAACTGGAAAAATTGGCTTTATTGGTGGTGCAGATGCTCCCGTTATCCATCACTTTGAAAATGGTTTTATCGAAGGAGCTCGTTATGTACAGCCATCGATTGAAATTATGAGTGACTATGCTGGTACTTTTGACGATACCCAGGCGGGTGCAGCAATAGCAGAAAGTTATATCAAAAATAACGTTGATTTTATTTACCATGCAGCGGGCTTTACTGGCTTCGGAGCGATTAAAAAGGCCGAGGAAATGGGTATTTATGCAGCCGGTGTTGATATCGATCAATTTTTTGTTGCCGAAAAAACAGTTGTCACATCCATGCTGAAAAATGTTGACCTGGCCGTCTATCAACTTGCTAAAGCATTAGTAGAAGATGGGAAAATTACTGAAAAATCGTTTGCATTAGGTTTAGCGGATCAAGGCGTGGGACTAGCAGATATTCGTGTAATTCAGCTGACAGCTGAGCAACAAACTGCCATCGAAAAAGCCCAAGAAGCCATTATTTCAGGAACGATAAAAGTTACTGCAGAAAAGGGGAATGGCCAGTGA
- a CDS encoding PTS ascorbate transporter subunit IIC: protein MLDVIMHDILGTPAILVGLFAFIGLLIQKKSSSTVLSGTLKTIMGFVILGAGATVLIGSLDHFSKMFDHAFQVQGVIPNNEAIVAAAQTNFGTATALIMVFGMIMNLLFARFTPLKYIFLTGHHTLFMACLIAASLSVGGMSGTPLIIVGSIILGLCMVVFPAILQPTVRQITGSDDFAVGHFGSVGYYVSAKIGKLFGNKTKSTEDIQVPKSLGFLRDTSVAISLTMSVFFVIVALFAGPSYIEAQLSAGSNFIIFAIMQAITFAAGVYIILAGVRMLIAEIIPAFKGIADKLVPNTKPALDCPTIFPFAPNAVIIGFIFSFLAGLVSMFILPFIGLKVIVPGLVPHFFTGAAAGVFGNATGGRIGAMSGAFANGLLISFIPAILLIFMGDIGYEGTTFGDSDFGVIGIIIINLLKLFGAV from the coding sequence ATGTTAGATGTTATCATGCATGACATTTTAGGAACACCAGCTATATTAGTCGGCCTATTCGCTTTTATTGGTTTACTCATTCAAAAAAAATCAAGTTCCACTGTTCTGTCAGGTACTTTAAAAACGATAATGGGCTTTGTCATCCTTGGAGCAGGTGCTACGGTTTTGATTGGCTCTTTAGATCATTTTAGTAAAATGTTTGATCATGCCTTTCAAGTACAGGGAGTCATTCCCAACAATGAGGCCATCGTGGCAGCTGCTCAGACTAATTTTGGTACAGCTACTGCACTAATCATGGTATTTGGTATGATTATGAACCTATTATTTGCGCGATTTACGCCATTAAAATATATCTTTTTAACTGGACATCATACATTATTTATGGCTTGTTTAATCGCTGCTTCATTGTCAGTTGGGGGGATGAGTGGTACACCTCTTATTATCGTCGGCTCTATTATTCTTGGACTTTGTATGGTGGTGTTCCCTGCCATTTTACAGCCAACAGTTCGGCAAATAACAGGTAGTGACGACTTTGCTGTTGGTCACTTTGGCAGTGTTGGCTATTATGTTTCTGCAAAGATTGGCAAGCTCTTTGGCAATAAAACGAAATCCACAGAGGATATACAAGTCCCGAAATCATTAGGCTTTTTACGAGATACCTCTGTTGCTATTTCGCTAACAATGAGTGTGTTCTTTGTGATTGTTGCCCTTTTTGCAGGTCCTTCCTATATAGAGGCACAATTATCTGCGGGCTCTAATTTTATTATTTTCGCTATTATGCAAGCGATTACATTTGCAGCGGGTGTTTATATTATTTTAGCAGGTGTACGAATGTTAATTGCTGAAATTATTCCAGCCTTCAAAGGCATTGCAGATAAACTTGTACCAAACACAAAACCAGCACTTGATTGCCCAACCATTTTCCCATTTGCACCAAATGCCGTTATTATTGGTTTCATTTTTAGTTTTCTAGCAGGGCTGGTTTCCATGTTTATACTCCCTTTCATCGGACTTAAGGTCATCGTTCCCGGTCTTGTTCCCCATTTCTTCACAGGTGCAGCAGCTGGCGTCTTTGGTAACGCTACAGGCGGCAGAATCGGTGCCATGTCAGGAGCCTTTGCCAATGGTTTATTGATTAGCTTTATTCCTGCCATACTACTGATCTTTATGGGAGACATTGGTTATGAAGGCACAACCTTTGGCGATTCAGACTTTGGCGTAATCGGCATTATTATTATTAATTTATTAAAATTATTCGGTGCTGTTTAG
- a CDS encoding PTS sugar transporter subunit IIB: MKILVVCGSGLGSSFILELNVKKALEALGKDAEVTHTDLASAKAEKADIYLGAADIVNELAQDKGIIVSIVNMMSIAEIKEKLEPLL, translated from the coding sequence ATGAAAATTTTAGTCGTGTGTGGGAGCGGTTTAGGAAGTAGCTTTATTTTAGAATTAAATGTAAAAAAAGCATTAGAGGCATTGGGTAAAGATGCAGAGGTAACACATACCGATTTAGCGTCTGCCAAGGCGGAGAAAGCAGATATTTATTTAGGGGCAGCAGACATTGTGAATGAATTAGCGCAAGACAAGGGAATCATTGTGAGCATTGTTAATATGATGAGTATTGCAGAAATAAAAGAAAAGCTTGAACCTTTGCTTTAA
- a CDS encoding PTS sugar transporter subunit IIA: MKGGLSLLTKLLTKDCIQLANFVQSWQEAIHLAASPLVQQHKIEQRYVEAMIRSIEHYGPYVVITPKVAIPHARPSDGVHELAISLLCLQKPVFFSPNQPVYLLIVLAAIDNASHLQALADVALVLQKPNQVDDLIACQHADTIWEKIKQYTTKESTE, translated from the coding sequence ATGAAAGGAGGGTTGTCCTTGCTAACCAAGCTGTTAACAAAGGATTGTATACAGCTTGCAAACTTTGTCCAATCATGGCAAGAAGCGATTCATTTAGCTGCTAGCCCATTAGTACAGCAACACAAAATTGAACAACGCTATGTCGAAGCCATGATTCGATCTATTGAGCACTATGGCCCCTACGTAGTCATCACACCAAAAGTAGCCATTCCTCATGCACGGCCATCTGATGGGGTTCATGAACTAGCCATAAGTTTGCTATGTTTACAAAAACCTGTTTTTTTCAGCCCCAATCAGCCTGTTTACTTACTAATTGTGCTAGCTGCCATTGACAATGCTTCCCATCTACAGGCGTTGGCTGATGTAGCATTAGTCTTACAAAAACCTAATCAGGTTGATGACTTGATCGCCTGTCAGCATGCGGACACGATATGGGAGAAAATCAAACAATATACGACAAAGGAGTCAACAGAATGA
- a CDS encoding LysR family transcriptional regulator: MNNSKLQAFCLLVELKKLAPVAKALGITAPTVSFHIRSIEEEYGIRLFRTNAGGYRLTEAGEGVYHYARQMVQLQKDMDRFIENLLAGHIGSLRLGASGLPAHIFMPDLIHQVSTTYPEIRISLEVKTAPEIEKNVALQELDFGLIMETKQENPLLHYETIGEDALVLAFSPSHEIATKKNITKEDILKYKLLLHTSSSSTNHFIEKWMDPFQPSIYTIELDSVSTIKKMLTFGKNMAFLSVSLIEEELKSGVLMKKDLHDVTLNRKIQLIYPKTRLDHKIDEFVKMSVYEIAKQLKMFSSMT; encoded by the coding sequence ATGAACAATAGTAAATTACAGGCATTTTGCTTACTTGTAGAATTAAAAAAATTAGCCCCCGTGGCCAAAGCACTTGGCATTACAGCACCTACAGTATCCTTTCATATTCGCTCTATTGAGGAGGAATACGGTATTCGTTTATTTCGAACAAACGCAGGAGGATACCGTTTAACAGAAGCCGGCGAAGGTGTGTATCATTACGCTCGTCAAATGGTTCAACTCCAAAAGGATATGGACCGTTTTATTGAAAATCTTTTAGCAGGCCATATCGGTTCATTACGACTTGGGGCGAGTGGCTTACCTGCCCATATTTTTATGCCAGATTTAATTCATCAAGTTTCAACGACCTATCCTGAGATTCGTATTTCATTAGAAGTAAAAACTGCACCCGAAATTGAAAAAAACGTAGCACTACAAGAATTAGATTTCGGGCTCATCATGGAGACCAAGCAGGAAAATCCTTTACTTCATTACGAAACTATCGGTGAAGATGCACTTGTATTGGCATTCAGCCCATCACACGAGATAGCAACAAAAAAGAACATCACCAAAGAAGATATTCTTAAGTACAAGCTCTTGTTGCATACATCCTCTAGCTCCACGAATCACTTCATCGAAAAGTGGATGGACCCTTTTCAGCCTTCAATTTACACAATTGAACTGGATTCTGTGAGCACGATTAAAAAAATGCTGACCTTTGGAAAAAACATGGCGTTTCTATCCGTTTCCTTAATAGAAGAAGAATTAAAATCAGGTGTACTGATGAAGAAAGATCTACATGACGTGACGCTTAATAGAAAAATTCAATTGATTTATCCGAAAACGCGCTTAGATCATAAAATTGATGAATTTGTCAAAATGTCGGTTTACGAAATAGCGAAGCAATTAAAAATGTTTTCTTCGATGACATAA
- a CDS encoding ABC transporter ATP-binding protein, producing the protein MKISLTNIEKKYGQSQALWPIDVELDQQFITILGQSGCGKTTLLKLIAGLEQPTKGEIRFNDTVIFSSQSHKNVKPNKRNIAMVFQDFALWPHMTIFQNIAFGLKGIIAKSAIPERVEHVMRLVKMQGYEKRKPGELSGGQQQRVALARALATNPRLILFDEPLSALDAVLREQMQDEIMHLIHELDCQAIFVTHDQTEAMTMSDQIIVMEAGRIAQIGSPEEIYRAPATPYVADFIGKVNWFHHGQSIVRPEGVSSVSRPGTIAKQAEIVKSTFVGDRYLVQAQVDGQPWSFYENQPLEHGKRLQVFIDEKQIYQLEGLH; encoded by the coding sequence ATGAAAATCTCATTAACCAATATCGAGAAAAAATATGGGCAGTCTCAAGCATTATGGCCAATCGATGTGGAGTTAGATCAGCAATTTATTACGATTCTTGGACAATCAGGCTGTGGCAAAACAACCTTATTAAAGTTGATTGCTGGCCTTGAACAGCCAACAAAAGGAGAAATTCGATTCAATGACACCGTGATTTTCTCTTCACAGTCTCATAAAAATGTCAAACCAAATAAGCGCAATATCGCCATGGTTTTTCAAGATTTTGCTCTATGGCCACATATGACCATCTTCCAAAATATTGCCTTTGGCTTAAAGGGCATAATTGCAAAATCAGCTATTCCTGAACGAGTCGAGCATGTGATGCGATTGGTAAAAATGCAAGGCTATGAGAAACGGAAGCCAGGTGAATTATCGGGTGGACAGCAGCAGCGGGTGGCATTAGCAAGAGCTTTAGCGACGAACCCTCGATTGATTTTATTTGATGAGCCTTTATCCGCTCTCGATGCTGTTCTCAGAGAGCAAATGCAAGATGAAATTATGCACCTGATTCATGAACTTGATTGCCAAGCGATTTTTGTAACACATGATCAAACAGAGGCTATGACAATGTCTGATCAAATTATCGTTATGGAGGCAGGGAGAATTGCTCAAATTGGCTCGCCTGAGGAAATTTATCGTGCACCAGCAACGCCCTATGTGGCAGATTTTATTGGTAAAGTGAATTGGTTTCATCATGGACAATCGATCGTGCGACCTGAAGGCGTATCAAGCGTATCGCGTCCTGGTACGATTGCTAAACAAGCGGAGATTGTGAAAAGCACATTTGTTGGCGATCGTTATTTAGTACAAGCACAGGTGGATGGACAGCCTTGGAGCTTTTATGAGAATCAACCATTAGAGCATGGAAAAAGATTGCAAGTATTTATTGATGAAAAACAAATCTATCAATTGGAGGGTTTACATTGA